In Persephonella sp., the DNA window CATTACAAGGTGCTTCCAGATGATAAGGATATGATAATTGATGAACTGAAAAATCTAACAGATAAGGTGGATATTATATTCACAACAGGTGGAACAGGTTTCAGTAAAAGAGATGTTACCCCTGAGGCAACAAAAGAGGTTATAAGAAAAGAGATGATAGGCTTTTCTGAAGCTATGAGGATTGTTGGCATAAAATTTACGCCAAAATCTCTCCTCTCAAGGGGTGTTTGTGGCATATTGGGAGATTCAACTCTTGTTATAAACCTTCCCGGCTCAACAGGAGGTGTTAAAGACAACATAAGACTTGTTGCACCTCTCTTAAAACATGCTATAAGAATGGCAAAAGGTGAGAAAAAACACTGAAGCATATCTTGGTTTTGCCCTTATGTGGAGGGAGGAGCATTTCCTCTCTCTTGCTGAGGATAAGCTGAAGAAAACATACTCAGATTTTTTTATGGAATCTCTTTCTTTTGAACCTCAGTTTTCCAGATACTACCACAAAGAGATGGGAAGACCATTATACAAAAAATTTGTTTTAACAAATACAGTTGTAGATAAAAGCACAATAAAAGACATAAAAATAGAAGCTATTAGTATAGAAGACAGTTTACGGGTAGATGGAAATAGAACAGTTAATATAGACCCATTTTATATGGATAAAGATCAGGTTGTTGTCTCAACATCTAAATATAGGGGGAACAGAATATATCTGGGAGATGGGGTTTTTGTTGAGCTTGAGCTATTTTACCATCATGGATCTTTTCATCCGTTTGTGTGGACATACACCGATTATAAAGATCATATACCTTTTTTCAATGACCTGAGGAAGAAGATTAAATAAATCTTTTTTCTATTTCCATCTCGTCTAAAGGTTTTGACAGGTAAAAGCCCTGAATGTAGTCTACACCTATCTTTTTATAGATATCAAGCTGTTTTTTGGTTTCAATCCCTTCTGCAACGGTTTTTATTCCCAGAGATTTTGCTATGTGGATAACACCCTCAATTATAGCTTTAGTTTTAGGATCTGAAACAATAGCTTTAGAGAAGGATATATCTATTTTAATAACGTCTGTCTGAATTTCTTTTAGATATGATAAGGCAGAGTAGCCTGTACCAAAATCATCTATTGATATTCTTATGTTTGGTATGTATTTCATATTTTTGATAAAGCCGTTACCAGAAATAAGGTCTTCCACAAACACCCTTTCTGTTATCTCTAGGATAACTGGTTTCTTCAGATTTCCTGTATATTTTTCAATTATGTTTATAAATTCCGGTTTTTTGAAAACCGTTCCTGATATATTCAGGGCTATCGGTTTTTTCCATCTGTTTATCTTTTGAGTCACCTGAGAAAAAGCCCATTCTGTAAATTTCTCAATGTAAGGTGATATCTCAAGGTAGTTTATAAACTCTGATGGTAAGTGAATACGGTTTTCCCTGTCAATAATCCTTACAAGAGATTCAAATCCTGCGACTGAAAGATCATTTGCTTTGAAATAAGGCTGGTAGTAAAGTCTAAACAGATCTTCGCTGAAAGCCTTTTCTATAAGACTTTTGGCGTTGAGTATCTCTCTGGCTCTATTCTCAAGATCTTTGTTGAAAAACTTTATAACATCGGCTCCTTCATTTTTTGCGTTATTCAGAGAAAGGTAAGCATTTTCATACAGTTTTCTAAAATTTTCAGCATCTTCAGGAAAGACAGATATACCTGCATTGATGTGAAGGTTTATACAGTTATTTTTTATTTTAAAAGGTTTGGAAAATATGTTTTTAAGCTTGTTTTCTATAATAAAAATGTCTTCTTTTCTTTTTAAGTCAGTGATAAGAACAGCAAACTCGTCAGATCCTATCTTGCTGATAATATCCCTTTCTCTAAAGTTCTTTTTTAACCTATCTGCTACAGCTTTTAACAGATTTTTTCCGTAATCAATTCCGTAAACTTTATTCAGATAGGTGAAATCTTTGATATCTACAACAACAAGAGCAGCTTTGGATCTGGTTCTTTTTAGCAGACTTTCTGATTTTCTGATCAGTCCTTCAAAATTCAAAAGGTTTGTTGTCTGGTCAAAAAATCTGAGGTATTTGTTCTCTCTTGCAAGCCTAAGCTCCTCTGTTATGTCCTTTCCGATGGCAAGAAATCTAATAGTGTTTTCATTTAGTTTGACAGGAATTATCTTTTGCCTCAGATAAAAGAAAGACCCATCTCTTCTTTTGTTTATAAATGTTGCTTCAAACTCTTTACCTGATGTTATTGTTTCCCACAAATCAGCATAAAAGTCTTCTGAATGAAGTCCCGATTTGAATATGTTTATTTTTTTGTTCAGGATTTCTTCTTTTGTGTAACCTGATATATTTGAGACTATTTTGTTGGCGTAAAGTATTTTTCCTTTATTATCTGTAATTATTACCCATTCTGTTGATTTTTCTATAGCCTCCCTGAGTATTATGCTTTCTTTAATATTTTCTATCTTTTCCAGCCCAAAGCTCAGATCTCTCCTGATTTCCTCAAGGAGAGCTACCTTTTCTTTATCAAAAAAATCAGGTTCCTTTGAAAACAGATTTATTACAGCAACATTTTTTCCTTCTTTTGATACAGGTATGGAAGCTACTGATCTGTATTTTTTTCTCTTGTAATTTTTTACTTTAATCTGGTTTTCTGATATGAGAGGTTTACAGTCAATTTCTTTTTTTCCGAACTCAAAGAATGTGTCTTTATTTTTTCCCCCAACCCAGATGTAAGGTATTCCAAGTTCTCTGCTGAGGACTGGACATACTTTTTTTAGAAGATCTTCCTGAGTGACAGCATCAATTACAACTTTGTTTATTGAGCTCAAAATTCTGTAAAGCTTTTCGTATTCAATCTCCCTATTTATATCAATAATGTAACTGTAGAGATATACAGGCTTTTTATTTTTATCAAAAACAGGAACTGTCTGGTTTAATACCCATATCTTTTTCCCGCTTTTTGTTTTTATTCTGTAAGGTCTGTGGATCCAGTAAGGTAGTTTGCTTCCGCAGAACTTTTTCAACTCTTCAAAAAAAATTTTTTTGTCTTCCTCATGTATAATCTGGGAGTAACCTGATATTTTTGTCAGAAAATCCTCAGGTTTATAACCTGTTATCTGGAAAATACTTTCAGACACATTTTCAACTGGAAGATTTTTTTCATTTTTTAGCATGATTAGAGCTATCTTCCCCTTTGAAAACAGCATTTCTGAGTTGCATTCATTCTCTCTTATCAGAAGGCAGGAACTGTTTTTAACTTTTACAGGGAAAATGTCTCTGCTGACAGGACAGAAGCATTTTTCCAAGTTGTCGCAAGGTTTTTGCAGACTGTATATGACCTCAAAACATTTTTTTCCTGTTTTTTCACCAAATATTTCTTTTGCCTTTTCATTCATAAAAATTATGTTGTAATTTTTGTCAATGAAAAAGGCTGGGTCTTTCAGGTTGTTCAGATAAATAAAGTCCATCATATTTTCTTTTTATAATTCCTGTAGTTTATTATATAAATCATATCAATAATAATTATCGTCATTGTTTAATCAAAATTTAGTCAAAAGATTTTTTTCAACTATAGATTCCCAGTTTTTTTTGATCACATAAGGGGGAAGATCCATATTTTTGCTGTCTCGGAAAGGAACAGCGTAAGGGGAGTGTTCCAGTCTGTTTTTTTCTTTTTGGGTTAAAGGGGGGATAATACCTTTTATCGTTGCTACTGTTGAGTAGCTTTTTCTTCCTATAGGTTCAACAAGACCTATTTTAAAGCCTGCATCTATAAGTCCTTTTCTTACAGCAAGTGAAGCTGAGTATGTTGACAATATAGCTTCCTGCCTCATCAGTTCTTTTACAGCCTTGAATATCTCAACAGTCCACATTTCTGTATTTACTTTTGGTGAAAATGCATCATAAAAAACAGCATCAAATTTTTTTCTTACTGTTTTTAAGATCTGTCTTGCATCTCCAAATAAGATATTTAAGCTGAAATTTTTTCCCTTTGCTCTGTATATATTTCCTTCAAAACCACCTGACAAAATATGATCATAGATCTCCTTTAAATCTTCAGGAATGTTGAGTTTTTTTATCTTTTCAAACACAGATATATCTTTTTCAACTGAGAGTATTTCTACCAAAACATCAGGGTTTTTATCGGTTGCCACCTTTATAGCAACAGCAACGTTATAGCCAAGTCCAAATCCTACATCAAGTATATCTATCCTGTTTTTTTCCAGAGACAGACTGTCAATTCTGCACGGGATAACAAACTTAAGGAGGCTTTCTGTGTAAGCACCTGCTTTTGTGCTATGGTAAGCCTCATTGTATTCCTCATTTAAGAAAGTTTCTGTTCCGTCGGCTGTTTTTATTTTACTTTCCATTTTCCTCCAGTAAGGAAAAGGTTTTCTAAAAAGATCTTTCCTTCAAAGATATCCCCTCTATTAAAAGAGCCTACACCTTCAGGCGTTCCGCACATAAGAATGTCGTAATCATAAAAACTGAAATACTTTTTAGCTTCTTTTAATAATTGGTCAGGACTGTATATCATGTCTCTTACACTTCCAGATTGTTTAAGATCCCCATTTATCCAGAGTTCCATTCTTAAACTTTCAACCATGTCAGGGCTTATCCTGATAAATTTTGAAAAAATGGCTGATCTGTCAAAAGCCTTTGCCTTTTCCCAGGGAAGACCTTTTTGTTTTAGTCTGTTTTGTTCCTCAACGAGTGTAAGGTCTATCCCAAAACCAACACCAACAGGCTGTCCCTTCTCAAAAATAAGGGATATTTCTCCTTCGTATCTGCAAGGTTTTTCAGGTTTATATATATCCTCAGAAATACTGCTGTTAGGCTTAATAAACAGGACTATTTCTTCAGGATTTTCATTTTTTAGCTCTTGTATATGTTTTTTGTAGTTTCTACCTACACAAACAACTTTTGAGGGATAAACTTTTTTATCTTCAAAAGTTATATGTTTCATTTTTGTCCTCTATAAACCTAAAAGTTGGTTTTTCGTTTATCAAGTTTATTTCTAAAAGATAGTTGCTGAAAAGTTTTAGACTTTTTATATGTTCTTCAGAAAGACAGTAATCAAGATTTTTTAGATAGTTTATCAAAAACTGATCCTTAATGTATTTCTCCGGATTTTCAAAAAATCTGTTTTTAGAAGTTTTTAAAACATGATTGAGCTTTTTGACTTTTTCTTTATTTTTTTCGTAATAATCTTTCCTTACACACCAGAGTGCAAAAACAAAAGGAAGTCCTGTTTTTTTAAACCAGATTTCAGACAGATCGTATCTGTAATTTTTTTTGTTTGAAAACTTAATTGCTTTGTCTCCTATCAAGAGGACTGTTTCTTTGTTTTTTATATCTTCATCTAACAGCTGTTTATAAACAGGATTTTTTCCCAAGAATATTTCAAATATAACCTTCGTAAGATACTGGGAAGTTTTTGACTCTTCTGTCAGATATATCTGGGTTGTTTTCTCTAACGGTTTTTCAGAAAGTATAACAACAGATTTCACTTTGTTCAACGAACTTATAGATAGATCAGGCAGAATCAAAAAATCATTAAAGTTTTGTATGTAATGGACTGAAGATATAAAGCCCACATCAACCTTTTTTTCAGAGAGAAGTCTGTTTATCTGAGATGGAAAACCTTTAACAAGCTCATGACTAAATCCCAGATCTATGCCAGTTTTTTCAAAATTAAAAGGCAGAGTGTTAAGGTAATCTATCCAGCCTATTCTCAATATTCAACCTCTTTTAACTCTTCTTTTCTCAAGATAAATATCAATAATAGTCTTAATTCTGTGGGCAACCATACTTATTATAGTCCCGGCTATCAAGCTTACAACTATTACGATAAGTGAGTAAATCTCTGGGTGATTATGTGAAAAGTCAGATATAAAGTTGTGAACTTCCTTCACAGCAGGCTTTGACTTGTTTTTTTCAAAAAATAGCTGATAAAAGCTTAAGATAGATACGAGAGAAACAAGGGAAGCCATTATAAGTTTTGTTATATCCTTGTTTATTCTCTGTCCCACAGCTGAACCAAAAACAGCACCGAAGGACGATCCTGCCATCAAGATAAGTGCAAGGACTATATCAACGCCGTGATTAACCGTTCCGTGGAAGTATGTTAAAAAAGCTGTAATAAAAATCATCTGAAAAAGGCTCATACCTACAGCTTTTGTAACAGGGAGACCTGCAAGGTAAATCAGTGCAGGTATAACCACAAACCCGCCTCCAACACCCATAACAGCTGATAAAAAGCCTGATATAAATCCTATAAAGAGAGGTATTAAAACCGAAAACTCACCAAACTCAAATCTGTATTTTAACGGCAGGTTGCGTATAAATCTTTCTGTTACTCTATTTTTTTTCTTTTTTTCTTTTTTTAGTATGTCTAAAAACATCGTTATACCTGTAAAAGCCAGATAAAAAGCGTAAAAAGAAAGCACAAATGTTCTGAAATGACCTGCTTCTTCAAGAATTTTTGTAAGAAGAACACCAAATCCGCCACCTACAAATCCGGAAAGGATAAGGAATAAGCCCAGTTTAATATCAACATTTTTTAGCCTTAAATGTGCCAGAAAACCTGAAACTGTAGCCCCAACCATCTGGGCAACAGATGTTCCTACAGTAACAATTGGAGGAATACCTAATTTAATCAGGGTTGGATTTAGTATTATCCCTCCTCCTATTCCAAGTAGACCTGAAAAAAATCCGACAATAAGACCAAGGGCAAGAAGGATCAGCACATTTACCTTGACATCAGCAACAGGAAGGTATATTTCCAAAAATTCCTCCTTTTCAAGAAATACCAGGTTCAAATATATTAGAATATTCTAACTGAAAATTAATAGTAAGAAGGTGGTATGAACAACAAAAATCTTAATGAGCTGTTAAACAACAGGTATTTTATTGCTTTGTTTTTGTTTTTTACTGTTTTTGTTTATTTCTGGAATATATGGCTGAATGATATATGGATTCCTAACGAAGCGTTTTACGCAGAATCTGCGAGGGAGATGCTTGAGTCCGGAAATTTCCTGGACATCTTTTTCAACTACGAACCCAGGTTTAACAAACCCCCTATGACCTACTGGATGGTGGCTTTATCTTATCTGATTTTCGGTATTAATGAGTTTGCAACAAGAATTCCTATTGTCTTATCTGCTTTAGGATCAAATTTGCTTGTCTATCTTATAGGAAGAGAACTATACGGCAAAAAAGTAGCTGTTGTATCTGCTGCGGTTATGGCATTCAGCTTCCAGTTTGTTATAAACTCAAGGTATGCTTCCCCTGAGGTGCCTTTGACATTCTTTTTTACCCTTACCCTTTACTTTTTCATAATAGGATATAAAAGAAAAAAATTCCTGTATATCTTGCTTTCTTACATCTCTTTGGGTCTTGTTGTTTTAACAAAAGGATTTCCTTATATAGCCGTTATAGGTGGTATTGTTATTGTTTATCTGCTTTTTGAAAACTCTTTTAAAGTAAAAGATTTTCTTAGGGATCTTAAGTTTATTCATCTTGAGATAGGACTTCCTGTAGTTTTTGTTTTAGGTTTTAGCTGGTATATATACATGTATCTGAAGTTTGGGTCATCTTTTGTTGAGACCACACTTGAGGAGACTATAAAAAGGGCTGTAGGAAAAAAGTCAAAAGGATTTTCAGATCTGTTTTTTTATGTTATTGCGATACTGTGGGGTTTCTTGCCTTATTCTTTGTTTTTTTATTACGGGCTTGTCAGATTTTTTAAAGATAGAAAAAAAGAGCTTTTATTTCCTGTTGTATGGTTTGGGGTGATGTTTGTCATTTTTACCGCTGCCAAAGGGAAAATACCTGTTTACATTATTCAGGCTCACGGGGCGATGTCTTTGATAACTGGATATTATCTTATAAACCACAGTCCTGTTAGACTTGTAGACAGAATTTTATATTACGGCTCTTTGATGGTTCCTGTCTTCTTAGGTGTTGTTGTAATAGGAGGATTTGTTTATCTTTTCAGGCTTGATCCTTTCTATTACATAGCAGCTGTATTTCCTGTTTTGTATCTGCTTAGATACAGGGAAATGAAACTTCTTCCGTATATAACGATGGTTGTTCTCTTTTTTATTTTTACGGTTTCTATTCTTCCTGTTGTTGAGAAGTTCAGACCTTATGACAAAATAGGTCAGGCAGTATCGGACAATGTTCCTGAAAAGGGTATTCCTCTGTATGTTGAGAGCTATTTCTGGCATAACCTTCCATTTTATACAAAAAGAAAGGTTTACAGAGATGTTTCTTATAAGAATATCATCTCATTATCAAACAAAGGTGCAGTGCTTGCACTTATAAAGGAAAAAACATATAAAGATATTAAAAATGCACAGATACTCTGGGAGGGCTATCTATACAGAAAAGGTAGCGAGTCAAGATTTGCTATTTTTCTTAAATACATACACAAAGCATTAAATGGGGATTTCTCAGGATTTGAGAAAAGATATCTAATATACAAGAGGTGAGAAAAATGGATCAGATTGTGTTAATCAATGGGGAGGTATATGATGACAGAAGGTTTTTAAGAACATTAATGTTTGGCGAAGGTGTGTTCGAGACGTTCCGTTTTAATGGAGATCTGCCCTCAAGAATAAAAAAACATTATGCCAGACTAATAGAAGGGGCAAAACTCCTTAAAATTCCTGAAATTCCTTATGAAGACTTTATTTATCACATTAAACAGGCTGTGGAAAAATCAGATCAAAAGGATCTTTATGTGAAGGTTCTCCTTCTTTCTGAGGGTAATACAGACTATCCGCTTATCCCCTACAAATCTAACATAATGGTAGTGGTTAAGCCTTTTAAACCATTTCCCAAAGAAAGGATTTCACTTACCTTATCCCCTTTTAGGGTTCACAGCAGTAATCCCCTGCTAAGGGTAAAAACAACAAATTTTGCTGAAAAAGTATTTGCAAAAAGATATGCTAAAGATAAAGGGTTTGATGATGCCGTTTTTCTTAATGAAAACGGAGAAATAACTGAAACAACATCGGCAAACATTTTCTGGATAAAAGGGAGATTTATGTATACCCCATCTATTGACTGCGGACTTCTTCCGGGAATAACAAGGGAGGCTGTTATCACAGAGGCGAGGAAACAGGGTTTTAATGTGGTTGAAGGAAGGTTTTATTTGAATGATATAAAAGATGCAGATCTGATTTTCGTTACAAATGCTCTAAATGGTATAATTAGAGTGGGAAAGTTTGATTTTATTAATCAGGAGGATAATTAATTGCCTTTAATAGTTCAGAAATTTGGTGGAACATCTGTCGGCAGTATAGAAAGAATAAAAAATGTGGCAAATAAGGTTAAAAAAGCTGTAGAGGAAGGAAACAGAGTTGTCGTTGTTTCCTCTGCCATGTCTGGAGAAACGGACAGACTCTTAGGACTGACCAGAGAGCTTTCCTCCAGACCTGATCCAAGAGAACAGGATATGGTCGTTTCCACCGGTGAACAGGTTGCAATAGGTCTTTTATCTATAGCCCTTAAAGAGATAGGAATAGATGCTGTAAGCCTTACAGGGTGGCAGGTTCCTATATATACAGATACAGCCCACACAAAGGCAAGAATTAAAAGAATAGATACCCATAGAATACATTCAGAGCTTGAAAGGGGAAAAGTTGTTGTAGTTGCAGGATTTCAGGGAATTGATGATTACGGAGATATAACAACACTCGGTAGAGGTGGATCAGATACCACAGCTGTAGCTCTCGCTGCTGCACTAAAGGCTGATGTTTGTGAGATATACACAGATGTTACAGGTGTATTCACAGCAGATCCGAGGATTGTTGAAAACGCAAGAAAGATACCAGTTATCTCTTATGAAGAGATGATGGAGATGGCATCTCTCGGGTCAAAAGTTATGCAGATAAGATCTGTTGAGTTCGCAGCAAAATACGGTGTTAAAATACATGTGAAATCCTCATTTATTGATGAGGAGGGAACATGGATAGTGGAGGAAAATGAAGATATGGAAAGGGTGGCAGTTAGAGGAATAAGCCATGAGCTTAAGGAATCAAAAATAACCGTTGTTAAAGTTCCAGATAAACCGGGTATTGCAGCAAAGCTGTTTAAAGCTCTTGGCGATAACAACATTGTTGTTGATATGATTGTTCAGAATGTATCCCATGAAGGATATACCGACATATCATTCACAGTGAACAAGGTCGATGCAGATTTTGCAGAAGAAATAGCCAAAGAGGTTGCACAGGAAGTTGGGGCATCTGGGGTTGAGAGGAACGACAGAATAGCTAAAATCTCAGTTGTTGGTCTTGGCATGAAAACACATGCAGGAACAGCAGGAAAGATGTTTGAAGTCCTGTATAAAGAAGGTATAAATATTTACGCCATATCAACATCTGAGATAAAAATATCATGTCTGATTGATGAGAAATATGCAGAGCTTGCTGTAAGGGCACTACATGAAGCATTTATTGAAAATCAAGAAACAATCGTTATTGATTAGGAGAAAGGTATGAGAAAGAAAAGAATAAAGAAAGTTCTTGTTGCAAACAGAGGAGAAGTAGCAACAAGAATAATAAGAGCGTGTAAAGAGCTTGGGATAAGAACAGTTGCGATCTATTCAGAAGCAGATCACAACGGTATATGGGTGAAAAAAGCTGACGAATCTTACATGATACCGGGAGATCCTGTAAAAGCATACCTTAACTTCTACAAAATCGTTGATCTTGCAAGACAGACAAGGTGTGATGCTATTCACCCCGGTTACGGATTTTTATCAGAAAATGCAGACTTTGCAAGATACTGCCAGAAAAGGGGGATCATTTTCATAGGACCAAAACCGGAACATATTGAGCTATTTGGAGACAAAATAAAATCCAAAATAGCGATGAGAGAGGTTGGAGTTCCTGTCCTTCCTGGAACAGACGAACCAATCATAGATATAGAAAAGGCAAAAAAAGTTGCCAAGGAAATTGGATTTCCTGTTATTATCAAAGCAGCATACGGCGGCGGCGGAAGGGGAATGAGAATAGTAGAAAAAGAGGAGAATTTTGAAGAACTGTTCAGATCTGCAACAAGTGAGGCTGAAAAGTTCTTCGGGAAAGGAGATGTTTTTATAGAAAAGTATGTGAAGAACCCCAGACATATTGAAATTCAGATTATGGCTGACAAATACGGGAATGTGATTCACCTTGGAGAAAGGGACTGTTCTATACAAAGGAGACATCAAAAAGTTGTAGAAATAGCACCTTCCCCAAGACTAAATGAGGAAGTAAGAAGGGAGCTTTTCAGGGTTGCAGTAAAATCTATGTTTAAACTTGGTTATGAAAGTGTTGGAACTTTAGAGTTTCTTGTTGACGAGGAAGATAACTTTTATTTTATAGAGATGAACACAAGACTTCAGGTTGAACACACTGTAACAGAAACTGTTACAGGCGTAGATCTTGTCCAGAGAATGATTGATATAGCAGAAGGTAAAAAACTACCATTCCTGCAAGAGGACATCAGTTTCAGGGGTTATGCTATAGAGTTCAGAATAAATGCTGAAGATCCTGAGAAGGGTTTTGCACCATCTCCGGGAAGAATAACATCTTACTATTCGCCAGGTGGACCGGGAGTTAGGATTGATGCTGCTGTTTACAAAGATTACATAATACCCCCTTACTACGACTCTATGATTGCGAAACTGACGGTATGGGCTCTTACATGGGATAGGACTGTAAAAAGGGCAAGGAGAGCCCTTGATGAATTTCAGGTGAGGGGTGTTCCAACAAACCTTCCTCTTCTAAGGCAGATAGTAAGGGATAAAGATTTTATGGAAGGAAGGTTTGACACAGGTTACATAGACAAAAAACTTCCAAAGTTCAAACTTAAACCTGAAGAGGGAGATCCTGAAGATCTTGCTACAGTTATAGCGGCAGCGATTGCTGCTTACCACAGACTATAAAAAGGAGGTTCATATAAATGTCAATAATAGTAGATGTTAGAGGAAGAGAGGTTTTAGATTCAAGGGGAAATCCAACTGTTGAAGCACAAGTGGTTCTTGAAAGCGGTGTTGTGGCATCTGCTATAGTCCCAAGCGGGGCATCTACAGGAGAAACAGAGGCTGTTGAGCTTAGAGACGGGGACAAAAACAGATTTAAAGGGAAAGGTGTGCTAAAAGCTGTAGAAAACATAAATGAAAAGATAGCCGATGCAATCATAGGGGAAGAATCAACAGATCAGGTTGAGATAGACAGAATTATGTTGGAACTTGACGGAACAGAAAACAAATCAAACCTTGGAGCAAATGCCATTCTTGCTGTATCTCTGGCTGTTGCAAGGGCATCAGCTATTGAGCTTGAGATACCCCTTTACAGATATATAGGAGGAACAAACGCAAAGGTTTTGCCTGTTCCTCTTATGAATGTGATAAACGGAGGAGTTCATGCAGACAACAATCTTGATTTTCAGGAGTTCATGATAGTTCCTGTATTTGGGGGAAAAGATCCAGACAATCCAAAATTCAGCGAAGCCCTCAGATGCGGCGTTGAGATCTTTCATACCTTAAAGCAGGTTCTTAAGGAAAAAGGGCACTCAACAAATGTTGGTGATGAAGGAGGATTTGCACCAAACCTCAAATCTACAAAAGAAGCCCTTGACATATTAATGGAGGCTATCAAAAAGGCAGGTTATGAGCCTGGAGAAGATGTTCTACTTGCTATAGATGCAGCATCTACAGAGTTTTATGATAAAGAAAAAGGGGTTTACAGGTTTGAAGGTGAAGAGCTTTCGGCTGATGACATGGTAACTATATATGAAGAGATAGAAGGAACTTACCCCCTTATTTCCCTTGAAGACGGAATGGCTGAGGATGACATAGAGGGTTGGAAAAAGCTGACACAGGCTTTAGGGAACAAAATACAGCTTGTAGGTGATGATCTTTTTACAACCAATCCAAAGCTTATAAAGAAAGGGATTGAGCAGGGTATCGCAAACTCAGTGCTTGTAAAATTAAACCAGATCGGCAGTTTAACCGAAACATTAGATGCCATTGAGCTGGCAAAAACAGCAAGCTACACAAATGTTATCTCCCATAGATCGGGAGAAACGGAGGATACATTTATAGCTGACCTTGCTGTTGGAGTTAATGCGGGACAGATAAAAACAGGTTCTGCATCAAGAACAGACAGGATAGCAAAATACAATCAACTGCTCAGAATAGAAGAAGAACTGGGAGATAATGCAGTATTTAAAGGAAAAGAGGTTTTCGCAAGATTTATCAGATAGAATAAAAAGATATATAGGGGTGGACTCTGTCCTTCTCCTTTTTTCTCTCCTTTTTTTCCTATATTTTGTTTATATCATCTTTTTTGGAGAAAAAAATATATTCAAGTTAATACAAAAGGAAAGATACAGATCCCAGCTGAAAGCCCAGATAACCCAGCTCGAAAGAGATAATCATAATCTTCAAGAAAAGATCAGATATCTAAAAAATGACAGATTTTTTATAGAAAAAAAAGCCAGAGAGGATCTTGGACTTGTGAAGGAAGGTGAAGAGATTTATGTTATTGTTGACGGTAAAGAAAGAAAAAACAAAAAAGAGGAAAGATGGATAGACAGGGTAATACAGAAATATCAAGAATTCAGGCTGAGGTAGAAACTTT includes these proteins:
- a CDS encoding septum formation initiator family protein, whose product is MQYLKEKRFSQDLSDRIKRYIGVDSVLLLFSLLFFLYFVYIIFFGEKNIFKLIQKERYRSQLKAQITQLERDNHNLQEKIRYLKNDRFFIEKKAREDLGLVKEGEEIYVIVDGKERKNKKEERWIDRVIQKYQEFRLR